The following are from one region of the Coffea eugenioides isolate CCC68of chromosome 2, Ceug_1.0, whole genome shotgun sequence genome:
- the LOC113760744 gene encoding cysteine proteinase inhibitor 6-like: MKRRQLASIAIIVLCSTLLALVERLLSLSEVHCRQQEQQHNLGFCGEEEEEIADQLIRMATVGGLHDSTSPSSQQNNSEIDALARFAIQEHNKKENALFELVRVVEAREQVVAGTLHHLTLEVIDAGKKKLYEAKVWVKPWLNFKELQEFKHVEDIPSFTPSDLGIKKDGHGLGWQSVPAHDPIVQDAANHALATIQQRSNSLFAYELLEILHANAEVAEESARFDLHLKVRRGGSEEKFKVEVNRNSEGYFHLNHMEPLQS, translated from the exons atgaaGAGGAGACAACTCGCCAGCATTGCCATAATTGTCCTCTGCAGCACTCTGCTTGCTTTGGTTGAGCGTCTGCTTTCCTTATCCGAGGTTCATTGTCGTCAACAAGAACAACAGCACAACTTAGGGTTTTGCggtgaagaagaggaagaaatcGCAGATCAACTGATTCGGATGGCAACTGTCGGAGGATTACACGATTCTACTTCTCCATCATCGCAGCAGAATAACTCTGAGATTGACGCCCTTGCTCGATTTGCTATCCAGGAACACAACAAGAAAGAG AATGCATTGTTTGAGTTGGTGAGGGTGGTTGAAGCACGAGAACAAGTTGTTGCTGGGACACTGCACCATCTTACTCTTGAGGTCATTGATGCTGGAAAGAAAAAGCTGTATGAAGCTAAGGTGTGGGTGAAACCTTGGTTAAACTTTAAAGAACTGCAAGAATTCAAGCATGTTGAGGACATTCCCTCTTTTACTCCCTCTGATCTTGGCATCAAGAAAG ATGGCCATGGCTTGGGATGGCAATCAGTGCCAGCACATGATCCGATTGTCCAAGATGCTGCAAACCATGCGCTCGCAACCATCCAGCAGAGATCTAACTCGCTTTTTGCTTATGAGCTTCTTGAGATACTTCATGCAAATGCTGAG GTTGCTGAAGAATCTGCTAGGTTTGATCTGCATCTTAAGGTCAGAAGGGGAGGGAGTGAGGAGAAATTCAAGGTTGAGGTTAACAGGAACAGTGAAGGTTATTTCCACTTGAATCACATGGAACCGCTACAGTCTTGA
- the LOC113763612 gene encoding probable serine/threonine-protein kinase MARK-A — MEEAKAAAAAQQQMMNQQQQQQILLLQQLQRQKQQDAIMSRFPSNIDAHLRPQQHLLHRSQTANSNPNPNPNPNPNHQISATSNHPTLNSAVPTTTAIATSAPAPTAAVANHNNSNSNNSMSNNNNSSSSNPQQQQQHKVSRANPAELQMAYQDAWRVCHPDFKRPFSSLEDACERLLPYHVVADYEAEEDDKILDSDPSGQMLSRSQQWDHNIAAKVAEFTATFEKQVLAFNIISRKRDLGEFRTEEKLMIEQLLLQEERRAFLELRAEMDLRQKAGRETHESNLRIAAMVQAEQARAESQAHADMMVRAPIRASALVTQSTSMTEQDQAANTEELINGWGNNGQKDEKEPSDDFLNDEETENGDAAMQSEWHGGGELDLNTR; from the exons ATGGAAGAGGCGAAGGCGGCGGCGGCGGCTCAGCAACAGATGATGAAccagcagcagcaacaacagATCCTTCTCTTGCAACAACTTCAGCGGCAGAAGCAGCAGGATGCCATCATGTCTCGTTTTCCTTCCAACATTGACGCTCATTTACGTCCCCAGCAGCACCTTCTTCATCGTTCTCAGACCGCTAACTctaaccctaaccctaaccctaacccCAATCCGAACCATCAGATATCCGCCACCTCAAATCACCCAACACTGAACTCCGCCGTTCCTACCACCACCGCTATAGCCACTTCTGCTCCTGCCCCTACTGCTGCTGTTGCTAACCATAACAACAGTAATAGCAATAATAGTAtgagtaataataataatagttcCTCCTCAAACccacagcagcagcagcagcacaAGGTCAGTCGAGCTAATCCCGCAGAACTGCAGATGGCCTACCAGGACGCTTGGCGGGTTTGCCATCCTGACTTCAAGCGTCCTTTCTCTTCCCTCGAAGATGCTTGCGAGAG GCTACTGCCTTACCATGTAGTGGCAGACTATGAAGCGGAGGAGGATGACAAGATTCTTGATTCTGATCCTAGTGGCCAGATGCTGTCTCGGTCACAGCAATGGGATCACAACATCGCTGCCAAAGTTGCAGAGTTCACTGCCACATTCGAGAAGCAAGTCCTGGCTTTCAACATAATTTCTCGCAAGCGAGATCTAGGGGAATTCCGGACGGAGGAGAAGCTGATGATTGAGCAATTACTCCTACAGGAAGAGAGACGGGCTTTCCTCGAACTAAGAGCAGAAATGGACTTGAGGCAAAAGGCAGGTCGAGAAACACACGAGTCGAACTTGCGAATAGCAGCCATGGTGCAAGCTGAGCAAGCTCGGGCAGAATCACAGGCTCATGCTGACATGATGGTTCGAGCTCCTATACGGGCGAGTGCTCTTGTAACTCAAAGTACCAGTATGACCGAGCAGGACCAGGCTGCTAATACGGAGGAGTTGATTAATGGATGGGGTAACAATGGACAGAAAGATGAAAAGGAGCCATCGGATGACTTCCTGAATGACGAGGAAACAGAGAACGGAGATGCAGCCATGCAGAGTGAGTGGCATGGTGGGGGAGAGTTAGATTTAAATACGAGATGA
- the LOC113761725 gene encoding uncharacterized protein LOC113761725 has product MADGTRLKNLDEQLRKLETRVQIQVDSLQTELQDARTHVDTKMDELDKKIDALMAGMETKLTSFLQALNRDRATATGDSPPPEKTPLLTNPHARCREWGDQSAAGKEHKVTIPSLPKVELPFFEGDRPQEWIRKCEKYFLVHQLPEDQKLEVVEMYLVGKAEIWFQGIKRSKGRTSWEGFCQLVNRRFGDRERRDEVEEFNKLHQTTSVKDYQEKFEELSSLMLIRDPHLSESYFVSSFISGIKEEIKPMVKMLKPATLLEAFEIAEWQEQLLAFNGRNTRNFRTWEPGESSKSLSATVVTKPREKISEQIGQRKWTPENTNQEHRKISPQEILRRKNNHLCFKCGERFSPGHQCKYRHLNLILEEDEETEFLDAIGEQDEQTGHPGQSVDISLHALTASIKRKTLKLQGVLKGQTVSILVDTGSTNSFLNAALLETMELRTASMTPLKATIADGTTISSELFCPHVTWSIQGYNFNFPLIVMGLGTWDLILGVDWMVQYSPITFDFQQLMIKLSEEGGEMVLEGVAEQPSMKLIRGKAVRKFMQQKHRTRPTVCSVSDGGNLNGVSPLPSEISELLHEFSDVFAEPTQLPPERAHDHTIPLKPDAQPFKLRPYRYPHSQKTEIENQVSNMLQTGIIKPSTVILSPCYCPKRRHRRSCRLWYLKTLP; this is encoded by the coding sequence ATGGCAGACGGTACCAGACTCAAGAATCTAGATGAACAGCTCCGGAAACTTGAGACTAGGGTTCAGATTCAAGTAGACTCCCTGCAAACGGAGTTACAGGACGCTCGAACGCACGTAGATACCAAAATGGACGAGCTCGACAAGAAGATTGACGCGTTAATGGCAGGAATGGAGACGAAGTTGACTTCATTTCTGCAGGCTCTCAACAGAGACAGAGCAACAGCAACTGGTGATTCGCCTCCCCCAGAGAAGACTCCTCTACTGACCAATCCACATGCCAGATGCAGAGAGTGGGGAGATCAGTCAGCAGCAGGCAAGGAGCATAAGGTTACGATCCCAAGCTTACCTAAAGTAGAACTTCCTTTTTTTGAAGGGGACAGACCTCAGGAATGGATCAGAAAATGTGAGAAGTATTTTCTGGTTCATCAACTTCCTGAGGATCAGAAATTGGAAGTAGTGGAGATGTATTTGGTAGGGAAAGCCGAAATATGGTTTCAAGGAATTAAAAGGAGCAAGGGACGAACCTCTTGGGAAGGATTCTGTCAACTAGTCAATAGGAGATTTGGAGACAGAGAGAGGAGAGACGAAGTGGAGGAATTCAACAAGCTTCACCAAACCACTAGTGTCAAGGACTACCAAGAGAAATTTGAGGAATTGAGTTCCTTGATGTTAATCAGAGATCCTCACCTATCTGAATCCTATTTTGTTTCCAGCTTCATCAGCGGTATTAAGGAAGAGATCAAGCCTATGGTTAAAATGTTGAAACCTGCTACCTTACTTGAGGCCTTCGAGATTGCAGAATGGCAGGAACAGTTATTGGCATTCAATGGGAGGAATACCAGAAACTTTAGGACTTGGGAGCCTGGGGAAAGCTCCAAGTCCCTCAGTGCTACTGTTGTAACCAAACCAAGGGAAAAAATTTCAGAACAAATTGGCCAAAGGAAGTGGACTCCAGAGAATACAAACCAGGAACATAGGAAGATCTCTCCTCAGGAGATCTTACGCAGGAAAAACAATCACCTGTGCTTCAAGTGTGGGGAGAGGTTCAGCCCAGGTCACCAGTGCAAATACAGACACTTAAATCTCATTCTAGAAGAGGATGAGGAAACTGAATTTCTGGATGCCATTGGGGAGCAGGATGAGCAGACTGGCCATCCAGGGCAATCCGTGGATATATCTCTACATGCATTAACAGCCTCTATCAAGAGAAAAACCCTTAAATTACAAGGGGTGTTGAAGGGACAAACGGTATCTATTCTGGTGGATACTGGTAGCACTAACAGTTTTCTGAATGCAGCTTTACTGGAGACCATGGAGCTAAGGACAGCTAGTATGACACCCTTAAAGGCAACCATCGCTGATGGAACCACTATTTCCAGTGAATTGTTCTGTCCACATGTAACATGGAGCATCCAGGGGTACAACTTTAATTTTCCTTTGATAGTCATGGGACTGGGAACGTGGGATCTCATACTTGGAGTGGATTGGATGGTGCAGTACAGCCCTATCACTTTTGATTTCCAACAGCTGATGATCAAGCTATCAGAAGAAGGGGGCGAGATGGTATTGGAAGGGGTAGCTGAGCAACCTTCAATGAAGCTTATCAGAGGTAAAGCAGTAAGAAAATTCATGCAACAGAAGCACAGAACCAGGCCAACCGTCTGCTCTGTGTCTGACGGAGGTAACTTGAATGGCGTAAGTCCACTTCCCAGTGAGATTTCTGAATTATTGCATGAGTTCTCAGATGTGTTTGCTGAGCCTACACAGTTACCACCAGAACGAGCACATGACCACACCATCCCACTGAAACCAGATGCCCAGCCTTTTAAACTCAGACCCTATAGGTACCCACATTCCCAGAAAACAGAGATCGAAAACCAAGTCTCAAACATGCTTCAAACTGGCATCATTAAGCCTAGTACAGTCATTCTCTCCCCCTGTTACTGTCCAAAAAGAAGGCACCGGCGTTCGTGTAGACTATGGTACCTAAAGACCTTACCATAA